Proteins from one Bombus vancouverensis nearcticus unplaced genomic scaffold, iyBomVanc1_principal scaffold0069, whole genome shotgun sequence genomic window:
- the LOC143304976 gene encoding survival motor neuron protein-like isoform X1, with protein sequence MADDMNVLFIRGNGNVCMDTDTANDNVWDDSALIEAYDKAINLAKEEVIKRMGMDVGNSQPKENLQNLKQPKHASKLHKKWIIGAPYRAIYSEDGEIYEAIISKIYENNGTCVVKFVGYGNTEKVELSSLLESEGLQSQIAQRKKALEEKFNEENDETCETNFSTNVNSKKYNVEKMDCDSEEANAYKHHFIPGPSFNSMTDIMPPAPPLPPQLMAKLPDNDTDALSSMLMSWYISGYMVYYTGYYHGLKQARNNQENRKNC encoded by the exons atggcagatgatatgaatgttctttttatacgaggaaatggaaacgtatgtatg gatacagacacagccaatgataatgtttgggatgatagtgcattaatagaagcatatgataaagcaataaatttagcaaaagaagaagttatcaagcgaatgggaatggatgttggaaattctcaaccgaaagaaaacctacaaaatcttaagcagcctaaacacgcaagtaaattacacaag aaatggatcataggagcaccttatcgtgcaatatactcagaggatggagaaatttatgaagctataatatcaaaaatttacgaaaacaatggcacgtgtgttgtaaaatttgtag gctatggtaatacagagaaagtcgagttgagttctcttttagaatcagaaggtttgcaaagtcaaatagcacaacgaaagaaagctttggaagagaaattcaacgaagagaacgatgagacttgtgagactaatttttctacaaatgtaaattcgaaaaaatataatgtagaaaaaatggattgtgactctgaagaagcaaatgcgtataaacatcacttcataccgggaccatctttcaattcgatgactgatataatgccacctgcacctcctttaccaccacaattaatggccaa attaccagataatgatacagacgcactttcaagtatgttgatgtcatggtatattagtggttatatggtatattacacag gttattatca
- the LOC143304976 gene encoding survival motor neuron protein-like isoform X5, with the protein MGMDVGNSQPKENLQNLKQPKHASKLHKKWIIGAPYRAIYSEDGEIYEAIISKIYENNGTCVVKFVGYGNTEKVELSSLLESEGLQSQIAQRKKALEEKFNEENDETCETNFSTNVNSKKYNVEKMDCDSEEANAYKHHFIPGPSFNSMTDIMPPAPPLPPQLMAKLPDNDTDALSSMLMSWYISGYMVYYTGYYHGLKQARNNQENRKNC; encoded by the exons atgggaatggatgttggaaattctcaaccgaaagaaaacctacaaaatcttaagcagcctaaacacgcaagtaaattacacaag aaatggatcataggagcaccttatcgtgcaatatactcagaggatggagaaatttatgaagctataatatcaaaaatttacgaaaacaatggcacgtgtgttgtaaaatttgtag gctatggtaatacagagaaagtcgagttgagttctcttttagaatcagaaggtttgcaaagtcaaatagcacaacgaaagaaagctttggaagagaaattcaacgaagagaacgatgagacttgtgagactaatttttctacaaatgtaaattcgaaaaaatataatgtagaaaaaatggattgtgactctgaagaagcaaatgcgtataaacatcacttcataccgggaccatctttcaattcgatgactgatataatgccacctgcacctcctttaccaccacaattaatggccaa attaccagataatgatacagacgcactttcaagtatgttgatgtcatggtatattagtggttatatggtatattacacag gttattatca
- the LOC143304976 gene encoding survival motor neuron protein-like isoform X4 codes for MYGNGNDTDTANDNVWDDSALIEAYDKAINLAKEEVIKRMGMDVGNSQPKENLQNLKQPKHASKLHKKWIIGAPYRAIYSEDGEIYEAIISKIYENNGTCVVKFVGYGNTEKVELSSLLESEGLQSQIAQRKKALEEKFNEENDETCETNFSTNVNSKKYNVEKMDCDSEEANAYKHHFIPGPSFNSMTDIMPPAPPLPPQLMAKLPDNDTDALSSMLMSWYISGYMVYYTGYYHGLKQARNNQENRKNC; via the exons atgtatggtaatggaaac gatacagacacagccaatgataatgtttgggatgatagtgcattaatagaagcatatgataaagcaataaatttagcaaaagaagaagttatcaagcgaatgggaatggatgttggaaattctcaaccgaaagaaaacctacaaaatcttaagcagcctaaacacgcaagtaaattacacaag aaatggatcataggagcaccttatcgtgcaatatactcagaggatggagaaatttatgaagctataatatcaaaaatttacgaaaacaatggcacgtgtgttgtaaaatttgtag gctatggtaatacagagaaagtcgagttgagttctcttttagaatcagaaggtttgcaaagtcaaatagcacaacgaaagaaagctttggaagagaaattcaacgaagagaacgatgagacttgtgagactaatttttctacaaatgtaaattcgaaaaaatataatgtagaaaaaatggattgtgactctgaagaagcaaatgcgtataaacatcacttcataccgggaccatctttcaattcgatgactgatataatgccacctgcacctcctttaccaccacaattaatggccaa attaccagataatgatacagacgcactttcaagtatgttgatgtcatggtatattagtggttatatggtatattacacag gttattatca
- the LOC143304976 gene encoding survival motor neuron protein-like isoform X2: MADDMNVLFIRGNGNDTDTANDNVWDDSALIEAYDKAINLAKEEVIKRMGMDVGNSQPKENLQNLKQPKHASKLHKKWIIGAPYRAIYSEDGEIYEAIISKIYENNGTCVVKFVGYGNTEKVELSSLLESEGLQSQIAQRKKALEEKFNEENDETCETNFSTNVNSKKYNVEKMDCDSEEANAYKHHFIPGPSFNSMTDIMPPAPPLPPQLMAKLPDNDTDALSSMLMSWYISGYMVYYTGYYHGLKQARNNQENRKNC; encoded by the exons atggcagatgatatgaatgttctttttatacgaggaaatggaaac gatacagacacagccaatgataatgtttgggatgatagtgcattaatagaagcatatgataaagcaataaatttagcaaaagaagaagttatcaagcgaatgggaatggatgttggaaattctcaaccgaaagaaaacctacaaaatcttaagcagcctaaacacgcaagtaaattacacaag aaatggatcataggagcaccttatcgtgcaatatactcagaggatggagaaatttatgaagctataatatcaaaaatttacgaaaacaatggcacgtgtgttgtaaaatttgtag gctatggtaatacagagaaagtcgagttgagttctcttttagaatcagaaggtttgcaaagtcaaatagcacaacgaaagaaagctttggaagagaaattcaacgaagagaacgatgagacttgtgagactaatttttctacaaatgtaaattcgaaaaaatataatgtagaaaaaatggattgtgactctgaagaagcaaatgcgtataaacatcacttcataccgggaccatctttcaattcgatgactgatataatgccacctgcacctcctttaccaccacaattaatggccaa attaccagataatgatacagacgcactttcaagtatgttgatgtcatggtatattagtggttatatggtatattacacag gttattatca
- the LOC143304984 gene encoding omega-amidase NIT2-A-like → MPEIEGDKLYNTCTIWGPDGTLIAKHRKVHLFDIDIPNKITFRESDSLSPGNSLTTFDVKGCKIGIGICYDISFEEMARIYRNKGCQMLIYPAAFNMTTGPLHWSLLQRFRANDIQLYVACISPARVP, encoded by the exons atgcctgaaatagagggcgataaattgtacaatacctgtactatttggggtcccgatggaactttgatagcaaaacaccgaaag gtacatctattcgacatcgacattcctaataagattacttttcgagagagtgattcactcagtcctggtaactccctaacgacgttcgatgtgaagggctgcaaaataggtattggcatttgctatgatattagtttcgaggaaatggcacgcatttatcggaacaaag gttgccaaatgctgatatatccagcggcattcaatatgaccactggaccactgcactggtcattacttcagcgtttcagagcgaatgatattcaattatacgttgcctgcatatcaccggctcgtgttccttaa
- the LOC143304976 gene encoding survival motor neuron protein-like isoform X3 yields the protein MIQDQQNDQCDTDTANDNVWDDSALIEAYDKAINLAKEEVIKRMGMDVGNSQPKENLQNLKQPKHASKLHKKWIIGAPYRAIYSEDGEIYEAIISKIYENNGTCVVKFVGYGNTEKVELSSLLESEGLQSQIAQRKKALEEKFNEENDETCETNFSTNVNSKKYNVEKMDCDSEEANAYKHHFIPGPSFNSMTDIMPPAPPLPPQLMAKLPDNDTDALSSMLMSWYISGYMVYYTGYYHGLKQARNNQENRKNC from the exons atgatacaagaccagcaaaatgatcaatgt gatacagacacagccaatgataatgtttgggatgatagtgcattaatagaagcatatgataaagcaataaatttagcaaaagaagaagttatcaagcgaatgggaatggatgttggaaattctcaaccgaaagaaaacctacaaaatcttaagcagcctaaacacgcaagtaaattacacaag aaatggatcataggagcaccttatcgtgcaatatactcagaggatggagaaatttatgaagctataatatcaaaaatttacgaaaacaatggcacgtgtgttgtaaaatttgtag gctatggtaatacagagaaagtcgagttgagttctcttttagaatcagaaggtttgcaaagtcaaatagcacaacgaaagaaagctttggaagagaaattcaacgaagagaacgatgagacttgtgagactaatttttctacaaatgtaaattcgaaaaaatataatgtagaaaaaatggattgtgactctgaagaagcaaatgcgtataaacatcacttcataccgggaccatctttcaattcgatgactgatataatgccacctgcacctcctttaccaccacaattaatggccaa attaccagataatgatacagacgcactttcaagtatgttgatgtcatggtatattagtggttatatggtatattacacag gttattatca